The Euphorbia lathyris chromosome 4, ddEupLath1.1, whole genome shotgun sequence genomic interval ttttatttttttaatatgttaaaaCCACTTTTAATTTGAAAATACTTAGACATTTTAAGAAATTCTTTAAGTATGAGATAGTGATAAATAATTGCCCAATATAATGACTATTACGTGACTTACCCTTTAACGTTGTAGTTGATATTCGTGTAAAAAGCTCAGAGTAAAAGGAGTGGTCCAACTGCATAGCCCATTTCCAAATGCAGACCTAGCCCATCCGCCATTGACACGTCACTTGGCGGGAAGACTGTTTTTGGCGGGAAATTATATTCTTTTTAATCCCCATTTAGCGCGCGAAGTCGGATCGGAGACCTGAAGTGAAGCAGAAGATTACTCTCAGATCGGAAAAATGGTTGGACTGCCATATGATTGCTTGGCAAACCCTCTCGGAGCCGTTCGATTGACATTTGAGAAGGCGATCGGGTCGGGTTCGGACCCTTCCTCTTTCGATGGCAAAGACTGGGGAGCCGCGGACCTCTTCCGTCATTTCCTTTCCGACCAATCCAACCTCTCCCAGGTGCATTCACTTTCTTATTCGCTGTTGCTTCTGTATGATTTCAATAGCTAGATCGAGAATTTAAGGTCAAATGTTTATTATTGATCGTGTGTgttattgaaaaaattattaGGTTCCAATTCTCAGTTCTGCAACTATGGGATGGCTTAAGCCCAATACTCTAGTAAGATTTAAGGGAATGATACAAGACATGTTAGGCAATGAATTCTATGTTGGTGCTTATAAGGTAAATTTATGTGCTTGGAATCTCTCTGCCACACACTCCATAGTTTATATAATCATTTGCTAAAGCagtctttcattttttttgttgaaggATGGATCTGTTTGGAGAACTAACAAATTCATGGATGTTTGTCAATTCCCCGTGGGAACATCGCCAGATATGAGAATTTGGGAACGACAATTGTTGTACTGTGTTCCAGTGAGTCTTCTTCACTCAAGTTTTCTTCAGCAATTTATGCTTTTATCCTGTTCAATTGCAACTGAACTGATAGAAGTTGACAATGGTCTTCTCTATTTATATTAGAAATTATGTTTTTCTTCTGTTCAGCCATATGATCGTTTTGAGATTGTTTACTTTCCAGATCCCGGGATTAAATTCGTGGGCAGATTCTACTTCTGAGATCGAAATTGATACAAACATGGACCAGACATCTCAACAAAGGGATAAGCGTGGGAGAATGGACTTTGAAACTGTGGATAAGAATGATTCTCATGTACTTCCTATCACTTTGTTATATTTTTGTTCAATCTTTAATATATCTTTCATCCATTTGCTTGCACCTGTAATAAATGCCGGTGGGGCCCTTAGTCTGAGTATTAACTCCAatttttaatcatatatttttCAGCTTTAGATAATACTGGTTAGTGGTTGATTAGTTTTCAGATAGCCTATGGATGCATTAGGATGTTTTCATATAACTAGTTTGCATTTCTGACATATCAGTTTCTGATGACAGGTCTCATGTGACATGTTAGAAGATTCTCCTAGTGCAAAAAGGATGGTGAGGATGACAACTCTctatcttttctttctttcttttgaagAGAACTTTGATTGGATACTTTCACATGTTAACTACTAAAGATGGTGATAGTGCAACTCTAATGTTTGTTAGACATTCAAATTTTTGTCAACTTGGTTGAGATTTCCAGGATTGAATATTTTTAGGCAGATGTCTTTAAAGTTTCTGTTCTAATTTTTGGCAAATCCCGGTTCTCTTAGCCACCATCCATTTGATTGCTGCACTGCACAATGATTAGTTTACTGTTGATCAAACCTCATTATGATTACTACATATTCAACGACATTAGTAAAATTATACATATCTAAAACTATAATGACAAACTTATTGAACTGGAATGTATCAGGTTTTTGAATTCTAGCACTATGTGGTGGTTTTACTTCATCATTTGACCATTTTTTGTGTGAGATATTTGTTATTTAAATTCAATCAAGAAATACTTCTCAATGTCAACTTACAGCTTCCAACTCTTCTACACCTCTCGCtttgatattattatttgagAAAAAACCAGAGAAGGACATGGTAAAGAGAGATCTTATCCATAATCTCTTTGCTTTACAAGGCTTCTGCACTTAAAATCCTAAATTGTATATGCCGCATGAACAGATCCCTTAGCTTCTAGCGGTTTATTGCATTATCCATGAACTGCAAATGGAACAGAAATCAAATATCAAAGACAGACAATTAGAAACATAGACTTGCATGTAAGACACGAATGATAGTAGATATATTTTTCTGGTTTGAACACAATTACTAGAGAGATAAAAATGTAACTGGATCACAAGTAAATAAGTCAGAAGAACTGGAAACTTTTACTGGCAGCCTTCTCCTTTCGTGTTAATTGTTCAATGTATGAAACAAACTTATGTGTTGCatatatattgcaacactttccACATTGTCAATTGAAGCATTTGTATGGTCTATTAAAGCTATAGCTTTCAGAAGAAGATAAACACTTTCTTCCTTAACATTTCTATTCTTTTAATTTGTTGTCAAGTGGCTCATGTTGATGAAATCCTCTTTGTCTCTGTGGTTCTGTTATAGTAATCTGAAAAATGTACTGacattattttcttttgtaGAGAGAAGATGGTCATCTTTCTTCTCCTTCACAGTCCCAGGAGTATAAAACTGAAGTTGCATATTCTAGCACCAATTTGGTCCCAGTTAGCGACAAAGATCCTTTTTCTTGTCTGGTGAAGGTAAAGATTCTCAGTCATTTTCAAGGCCTATgttttcctcttccttgatGAGAATTTTATTGTCCTTTATCTTTTAAATGACAAATTGCCTAATATTGTTGTGCAGATATATGATTCTCCCCAATCTGAGTTGAAGTTGAATGATATTATTGAATTTGTGGGGGTTCTTACTTTTGACTCGGAGGATACAGTGGAGAAGAAAGAAGACGATGTATTCTCTAATGAGAATTGTGATGAACTGTTGGTCAACTTACCTCCAAACAAGGTATTGACTTACTATTACTGTAACTTGTATTTTTGGAACTCTTCAGTTAAATGAGTGATATTGTAATAGGTATCAAAATTCCCCTGAAgcttttcaaaaattaatacTGTTGGTTTGAGTTTTGTCAGTTTCATGTATTCTTACCTTGTTTGTATTGCCTTAGAGTTTGTTTATTGACTTCTCACTGAATGCTTGCTGCAACTGAATtgcttattatatatatatatttgtgacTCTGTTTTTTTCATGTTTAATTTGTGAAGGTGCCACGTCTCCATTGTATTGTCATTCAGAAGCTTGCAGTTCATGACTTTCTTCATAGCTCCCCAATAGTTGAGGTGATTGCATTATCCTTTTCTGCACCTAAGCCGGCCAAATTGATCTTCTTATATTTATCTATCCCATATCTATTATATATCAAGAATATAGAGATATCCATCTATTTCACGTTGTAGTCAAATTTTGACACTCTTTATCCTTGCATGCCACTTTTACTATACAGCCAAAACCACATTTGGTCAAAGAAATAAGGGAATCTCTGTTGAGGTATCTCACAGCTATTCTTGGAAATGATACAGCGGCATCCCAGTTCATGTTGTTGCATCTTCTGTCAAGGGTAAATGGGATTTCTCTCATAGTCGTTGTTTGAGTTCTGTCAATCTGCATACATCAATTCCTTTTCCACTTCTCTGGTGCATTAAAGTGCTGACTTTTTCTTAATTAGGTACATGCTAGGGCTGACAATGTAGCTGTAGGAAAGCTTTCATTAAATCTTATGTGTCTGAATAAAGAGAGCGTTTCCGTCTTTGGCACTCAACTCAGCATTGCTATGAAGAACCTTCTACCATTTACAACATGCATACCCCTTACTGTGGAATATCTTAACAGGAACTCTCTTGCCCCAAAAAAGGATTATGAGACAAACAGGTATCCCATATTCTTATCATAGGTCGTATGAATATTGGCTAGCTTCCTGTTTGAAGTTGAACAATACACTAACTGCAACTAATCAAGCTTACTTTTTCTATATCAGACTGATATCTGGAGCCCTGCAGCTTCCAGAGGGTTCGCACATGATCGTTGATGAGACCCAGTTGGAATCAGGAAACCTAAACTCGGTTGGGGTTGAAAATGCAAGGCTTCTAAAAGATTTGATAACCTTTCAAAAGGTAATTCTCATCTTCTGAACTGGGTGCATAATAGAGCTTGTTTAAGAATGGTTCATTTGTTTCTATGACATATTGTTAGGAGATTAAGATCGGCTTAATAAGCATAGACAACACAGATTTTATGTGGTTTGGCCAATTCACACTTATGTACATGAGAAAGAAGTCTTTATTACCGAAACAACCAAGAACAACTCACATGAGACTTTATGAAACCTCACAAATCCAATAATTTTTTTGAAAGTCTATGCTCAAGTGTTTTTCTACTCTATGTTATTTCTTGACTctcaaaaataattataaacatcTTTTCTTGTGTTCATATAGGCCCCGACCAAGTCGTCCACAACCCATAGAAAACCTGGTCACATCGTAATTAAGAAGTCATCAAATTTCCTATTTTTCGGTAATTAGGACAGAAAATTTCCCCGCCAAAAACAACTCATCAAATATTTATCCCTGTTTCTCAATTCACGGCAAACCTTAAAATCAGTTATAAAAAACTTCCTTGTCGACCCAAATCAATTCAACAATTTTCTAATTAACCCGAACTTATTCCAAAACTTCAAATTAGCTTTTTGCATAATGAATTAACATCAACAGATACCTATGTTTCAAGAATTGGAAAGTGTGCATCTTATTCTACTACTACTGAAATTTGCTGAAGTCTTTAGTCTTTTTAAAAGTGATctcaatatcaattttactATATTTGTTTCAGGTAGAGTATGATTTTACATACTACAAAATGGAGATGTCAGCAGATGTCCAATTGCTAATATTGTCCCAGGGAAAATCAAACATTATGCCTGCTGATATAATCATGCCTTTCCATCCTTCTTCAGCGagttcatcagaagttgcagcTACAGAATCCCTTGAGGCCTGGAGATGGTACTTGGCTACTGTCAGATCATTGCCGCATTCTATTGACTCTGAAATGCAGAAGGTAACGACTTAACTTGATCTCCTCTTGTGTCTTCATTTCTATTCCCTCCACACCGAGTTCTTTGTTTTATAGGAAAATATTCTGCCTTTTTCTACCTAAATAAATTGACGctgcagattttttttttaaaattataaacttATTTCTTGCCATGGGACTATTTTATAACATATCTAATGATTTTGAAGGGTTACGGAAAATCTTCTATACTATCTATTCTATTGTTTTCATATAAACAAAGTATTTTGTAATTGGGaagaagttaaaaaaaaaaaaaactgtggtTTCACGTTTTTTCACTTTGAGTACTATGGAATTTAGTCTGACAATGATGCCTATAGTTTTTCATATTAGCAACAAACGGAATTTCTAGCAACATTGTTATAGTAAAAGGGTTTTCTCGGTATCATTGTTGAAAGTTGGGCGGAGCAGATTTTTTTCTCATCAATCTTCTCATGTAGGTAAATTACatgagatttaaaaaaaaaaaaggtagggttggggagagagaagaaatttcaaaataatagtCAAGATAAAACACATGTACTCATTCGTCAGAGTATTTTTGTTGAAAATGATATTCTTGTCCAATTACTTTTCTCTACCTAGTTTTTTTTATGTCAAAAGGAGATAGGACATCCCAATTAGGTTGACACTCTTCACACACCAAACATCAACAAGGACCAAAAAGCTTTATTGTTAAACATCCCATATTGCTAAATTGGGAAGGTATATGGTTTCTTAAATATATGAGGCAATCCTAACCCTTCAAGGTACCTTTTGGGATTAGTTAGACCTTgattacatggtatcagaacaTGGTTCAATGTTGGGGTCTCGCTGATAATGAATTGGGCGTGAGGGGGGCGTGTTAAACCTCCCACATTGCTAAATTGGAAAGCTATACGACTCTTTAAATATGTGAGACAATCCTAACACTTCAAGGTACCTTTTAGGGTTAGTTAGGGGTTGTTTACATTTATTAATAAGCGAAAAAAGAATAAGTTACAAGACAAACCTATACTGTTCTAAATGACTAAagtcataaaaaaataaacgtCTGCAAAAACTCAGACAACTTCAACTCTCACGTTCAATCGAAAACACTTTGTTGATTGAGATCAATAGGTTTCCTCTTGGCTAttcttttgaaattttttttctcgttattttctttttcttctaaatGAATTACTTGATTGGAGAAAAAtagggttaaatgcaccattagttgtctcaaaatggtcaatCAACATCTGAATGATGACATGTATGACACAGCAGCACAAGTCAATTCTGTTGTGACCGAAatgaccaatggtgcatttaacccacAAAAATATCCTCAGTCATGTCATCAACTTCATACCAAAAATTCAGTCTGAATTTAACAGtggtacaatttttttttcctaacatTGAAAACCACTTGTGCcattttgtcacaaaaaaaaaaaaatgtccaAGTCCTCAAAGTGTTAAGTTGCAAAACCACAAAAAACTAAGGGTATCATAATTATTCTGTTGGGCAGCTACTTCTCAAAAGTTGGAATAGTTTGAAGAGTGCAGATATAAAACCAAGTTCTCATTTGTTTTTATGCCGTTGATGACATTTAACAGGTGGTAGAAAATGACCTTGTAGCAGCGAGACAGGCAGATCGAAGCTTAGGCAGCGAAGAGTTTAGCAGGTGAGAAAGCTTAGAATTTTTTCATTATAATGTTTGCATGAAAGATGCAAAATTAATATGAATATGGTGCTATGACAACACCATGATTTACAGAGACAAATCACTTGACACGACTgataaaaatatcatttttgtgtcttatatatatatataatataggcttaatacatcatttgcctcttgaacttgtccaaaaagattgATTTGCCCGTTTTCAGGTAGTTctttcaacttgcataaaatgtctaGTTAgtcacgcatcttaaaaaaaaaagtaaaacaaccaagGTCGcggtatgtaataacattctaagacgcATGCAAtgtatcttccgcatttaacttacttttttacaatcgagtgatcaattaattacattttacacaagttcaaAAGGTTAAGtggacattttatgcaagttgaggagcTATGAGGGGACTTTAAAAGttcaaggcttaatacatcatttgcttctgaatttgtccaaaaagcttgattgaccccttgaactttcaaagtgtttcgaTAGTCTATAAAGTTAttatgcgtggaatacatcttccgcatttaatttatttttttacaatcgagtgatcaattgattatattttactcaAGTTCAGAATGTTAACTggacattttatgtaagttgagGAGCTATTGGGACACTTTGACAGTTCAAAGGTccaatcaatctttttggacaagttcggaaacaaatgatatattaaacctatAATATATAATCACATGGAATACACAGATACGCATAACATAACAATGATTATGATACATAACCCATTTCGACACCTCTAATGATGACAGATGGTTGACAATGGGCCGCCTAATATGTGCAAGTTTCGGTGAGACTTCACTCACAATGGAACACTGGGAATtggccaaggagttggaaaggCAAAGGAGAGAAAGATTCAAGTGAATTATTCTTCTTTAAAATGGAATTCACAGGTGTAATATGCTGATGTGTCATCATCTGAATGGTCCAAAACCAGCTTGATCCCGGACcatttttagaaattttcaTCAAATAGTCACTGTATAGCAGCATAATTAAGTGGCTTGATATTACATTTCTAGACTTGAATTCTGATGTTTTAGGATAGATCCCAAAAGTGAGGGTTAAATTAGCACAAAGGATGAATTTGCACGTCTAATGTTGTAATTAATCCTTTTAATCTATCAATGCTAAGAAGTGAGTGATTTGAATCGAATTTTTCTTCAGTTTCTGCATTTTTATTGATATGATCTACATGACAACTACTGGACTTAATATTTCTTTAGTTCCTGTATTTGTTCAAAATAGTCAACTGTCCCCTTTACTATGAAATATTCTATTTATGTGATCAATTGAATATCTGTAAGGTGTCTATTGGTTTCTTATTAGATCAATTATCCAAACCATTACATACctatattatttatttgtgCTTTTCTCAAAATGTCAGTATATATAACAActtagaaattttatttttctttctcttttcatttCTTTCTTAGTTTGTGAATCTGGCACTCAGTTTTTAATTATTGACTCATATACGTAaaatctttcttcttgtgaATTTGACattcctttttttattattttatacgttttttttttcaaaataatactTTCAGTACATGATTTTACTACGCAGTTTTGCAAACTACGAAGCCTGTGAAGGTAAATACCACTAAATAGAATGAGTTTTCTTCGCAATTTTCGCAAACTGCGAAACAAATTCATGTAATGAAGTACTATTTACCTTCGCAGGcttcacaatttgctaaaaatgcgaagtggtatatttacaacaagattgcaataataatttgttaggaataattgaaattacgataaacgaaaataAAGACCTTCTTGATATACTCAGCTTGTGAGAGATACAACTTTCCAGCCTTCCTATCTCTTTCAATCCTTATGTCCAGAATCTGCTTAGCTTCTCCGAGATCTTTCATTTGTGCAGTTCGGAATTTTGAAAGAATGAAGTATAAAGTTTGGATATTAGGGTTGGGTTTACATTTGTGCAGCCGCCTACACCGTAATACGTTTCATTATTGTGAATgtataatatatatgtataagataattaaatttaataaattattgattATAGTTAAATAAGTAAAATTGTGATGATACAGTGGCATATTGTCTGTTTGCCTTTAAAAGGGAAGTGAGAAGTGgtcatattaatattaattattttaggtAGCCTCTTTTAATCCAATCTTATTAAATGTAATGTCAtggcctaattttttttatatgtgatGCCATTAGCACTGAAAGCATTTGTTTATAGAAATGTAGAAGGTTTTTGTAACAATATGATTCTCCGTGATTGTTATTGATGATAAGTTTAGTATTTATACAGAATACAGTTTACTCTAAGTAAACAACTATAGTCAACAAACTAACCTATATTCTAGGCTAGAGATAAGTAATAGAATAAATACAGATAAGTAATAACTAAATACATAgtctaatacacccccgtagtcgaaagGTTCGAAGGGCGAACATTGAGGCTATTTCGAAAATCTTCAAATAGTGTCGATGGTAGACCCTTGGTAAAGATGACAGCAATTTGATAACGAGAAGACACGTGAATGACACGGACTTCTCCTTTGGCAACTCGTTCTCGGACAAAGTGAATG includes:
- the LOC136228036 gene encoding mini-chromosome maintenance complex-binding protein isoform X2; its protein translation is MVGLPYDCLANPLGAVRLTFEKAIGSGSDPSSFDGKDWGAADLFRHFLSDQSNLSQVPILSSATMGWLKPNTLVRFKGMIQDMLGNEFYVGAYKDGSVWRTNKFMDVCQFPVGTSPDMRIWERQLLYCVPIPGLNSWADSTSEIEIDTNMDQTSQQRDKRGRMDFETVDKNDSHREDGHLSSPSQSQEYKTEVAYSSTNLVPVSDKDPFSCLVKIYDSPQSELKLNDIIEFVGVLTFDSEDTVEKKEDDVFSNENCDELLVNLPPNKVPRLHCIVIQKLAVHDFLHSSPIVEPKPHLVKEIRESLLRYLTAILGNDTAASQFMLLHLLSRVHARADNVAVGKLSLNLMCLNKESVSVFGTQLSIAMKNLLPFTTCIPLTVEYLNRNSLAPKKDYETNRLISGALQLPEGSHMIVDETQLESGNLNSVGVENARLLKDLITFQKVEYDFTYYKMEMSADVQLLILSQGKSNIMPADIIMPFHPSSASSSEVAATESLEAWRWYLATVRSLPHSIDSEMQKVVENDLVAARQADRSLGSEEFSRWLTMGRLICASFGETSLTMEHWELAKELERQRRERFK
- the LOC136228036 gene encoding mini-chromosome maintenance complex-binding protein isoform X1 produces the protein MVGLPYDCLANPLGAVRLTFEKAIGSGSDPSSFDGKDWGAADLFRHFLSDQSNLSQVPILSSATMGWLKPNTLVRFKGMIQDMLGNEFYVGAYKDGSVWRTNKFMDVCQFPVGTSPDMRIWERQLLYCVPIPGLNSWADSTSEIEIDTNMDQTSQQRDKRGRMDFETVDKNDSHVSCDMLEDSPSAKRMREDGHLSSPSQSQEYKTEVAYSSTNLVPVSDKDPFSCLVKIYDSPQSELKLNDIIEFVGVLTFDSEDTVEKKEDDVFSNENCDELLVNLPPNKVPRLHCIVIQKLAVHDFLHSSPIVEPKPHLVKEIRESLLRYLTAILGNDTAASQFMLLHLLSRVHARADNVAVGKLSLNLMCLNKESVSVFGTQLSIAMKNLLPFTTCIPLTVEYLNRNSLAPKKDYETNRLISGALQLPEGSHMIVDETQLESGNLNSVGVENARLLKDLITFQKVEYDFTYYKMEMSADVQLLILSQGKSNIMPADIIMPFHPSSASSSEVAATESLEAWRWYLATVRSLPHSIDSEMQKVVENDLVAARQADRSLGSEEFSRWLTMGRLICASFGETSLTMEHWELAKELERQRRERFK